One Halobacterium zhouii genomic region harbors:
- a CDS encoding DNA-directed RNA polymerase subunit B'', which translates to MQTEDRRELSKAYFSKERLAEHHYRSYNSFLKRGMQDVVTEKERIETDIGDKEEEEPVWVELGDVRVVTPRVREADGSEELLYPQEARLRNITYSAPVFMEMSIVRGGEEEEERVLDTTETKVGRMPIMVGSEKCNIAGFSDEELIEIGEDPADPGGYFVINGSERVLMTSEDLAPNKILAEYDSKYGDEIQVAKTFSQRRGYRALVLVERNREGLLEVSFPSVSGSINFVTLVRALGLESDEEIVHRVSDDPEIVKFMLENLEEADVQTQEGAIEDLGQRVASGQGKNYQLKRANYVIDRYLLPHLHEEGIEDEETRINKAYYLCRMAEACFELALDRRESDDKDHYANKRLKVSGDLMKDLFRTALNKLARDVKYQLERANMRNRELTVNTVVRSDVLTERLEHPIATGNWVGGRSGVSQLVDRTDFMGVLSHLRRLRSPLSRSQPHFEARDLHATQWGRICPSETPEGPNCGLVKNFAQAMELSQNVDDERELKQELSSMGVEGVPGINTEPTSADD; encoded by the coding sequence ATGCAAACGGAAGACCGACGCGAACTCTCGAAGGCGTACTTCTCGAAGGAACGACTCGCGGAGCACCACTACCGCTCGTACAACTCGTTCCTGAAACGTGGCATGCAGGACGTCGTCACCGAGAAGGAGCGCATCGAGACGGACATCGGCGACAAGGAAGAGGAGGAACCGGTCTGGGTCGAACTCGGCGACGTTCGCGTCGTCACGCCACGCGTGCGCGAGGCGGACGGCTCCGAGGAACTGCTCTACCCGCAGGAGGCGCGCCTGCGGAACATCACGTACTCCGCGCCGGTGTTCATGGAGATGAGCATCGTCCGCGGCGGCGAGGAAGAAGAGGAGCGCGTCCTCGACACCACAGAGACGAAGGTCGGCCGGATGCCGATCATGGTCGGCTCCGAGAAATGCAACATCGCGGGCTTCTCCGACGAGGAACTCATCGAGATCGGTGAGGACCCCGCGGACCCCGGCGGCTACTTCGTCATCAACGGCAGCGAGCGCGTGCTGATGACAAGCGAGGACCTCGCGCCGAACAAGATCCTCGCGGAGTACGACTCGAAGTACGGCGACGAGATTCAGGTCGCGAAGACGTTCAGCCAGCGACGCGGCTACCGCGCGCTCGTGCTCGTCGAGCGGAACCGCGAGGGACTGCTCGAAGTGTCGTTCCCGAGCGTCTCCGGTTCGATCAACTTCGTCACGCTCGTTCGCGCGCTCGGCCTGGAGTCCGACGAGGAGATTGTCCACCGCGTCTCCGACGACCCGGAGATCGTGAAGTTCATGCTGGAGAACTTAGAGGAGGCCGACGTCCAGACCCAGGAGGGAGCCATCGAGGACCTCGGGCAGCGGGTCGCGTCCGGCCAGGGGAAGAACTACCAGCTCAAGCGCGCGAACTACGTCATCGACCGCTACCTCCTCCCGCACCTCCACGAGGAGGGCATCGAGGACGAGGAGACGCGCATCAACAAGGCCTACTACCTCTGTCGGATGGCCGAGGCGTGCTTCGAGCTCGCGCTCGACCGCCGCGAATCCGACGACAAGGACCACTACGCGAACAAGCGCCTGAAGGTCAGCGGCGACCTCATGAAGGACCTGTTCCGCACCGCGCTGAACAAGCTCGCGCGCGACGTGAAGTACCAGCTGGAGCGCGCGAACATGCGAAACCGTGAACTCACCGTGAACACGGTGGTCCGCTCCGACGTGCTGACCGAGCGCCTCGAACACCCGATTGCGACCGGGAACTGGGTGGGCGGGCGCTCTGGTGTTAGCCAGCTCGTCGACCGGACCGACTTCATGGGCGTGCTGAGCCACCTGCGGCGGCTTCGCTCGCCGCTCTCGCGCTCCCAGCCCCACTTCGAGGCGCGTGACTTGCACGCGACCCAGTGGGGCCGTATCTGTCCGTCCGAGACGCCGGAGGGGCCGAACTGCGGTCTGGTGAAGAACTTCGCGCAAGCGATGGAGCTCTCCCAGAACGTCGACGACGAGCGCGAACTGAAACAGGAGCTCTCCTCGATGGGCGTCGAGGGAGTCCCCGGGATCAACACAGAACCCACGTCCGCAGACGACTAA
- the artA gene encoding archaeosortase A has translation MTALTDALAWVVIASFGASALLYGQSRRYGRYASVAAWVVFAVFWGLLVPHFAFEQRSIVEGVLSAAAVPACLYTAYLVAADRKDLETLTQAVAIMGLLYLPFQTLEPLQRVAIETVTHHAEWLMAQFGYTPPVVQSDAGYRAKFVFTGVNAAGESGHLFTTTVVLACTGVGSMAIVGGLALAVDAPLERRLQGLAIALPIIYVLNVIRITFIALAHGNQWFDGALVTDIVLSLFTGANANMVSYLLADRILAQTLSVVALVALTFALLRIIPELGGVVEDVAYIATGNEYEVTRRFAKG, from the coding sequence ATGACCGCCTTGACTGACGCACTCGCCTGGGTCGTCATCGCGTCCTTCGGCGCGAGCGCGCTCCTCTACGGCCAGTCGCGGCGGTACGGCCGCTACGCGAGCGTCGCGGCCTGGGTGGTGTTCGCGGTGTTCTGGGGGTTGCTCGTCCCGCACTTCGCGTTCGAGCAGCGCAGCATCGTCGAGGGCGTGCTCAGCGCCGCGGCGGTGCCCGCGTGCCTCTACACCGCGTACCTCGTCGCCGCCGACCGGAAGGACCTTGAGACGCTCACGCAGGCTGTCGCCATCATGGGGCTGCTGTATCTGCCGTTCCAGACGCTCGAGCCGCTCCAGCGCGTCGCCATCGAAACGGTGACACACCACGCCGAGTGGCTGATGGCGCAGTTCGGCTACACGCCGCCGGTCGTGCAGAGCGACGCCGGCTACCGCGCGAAGTTCGTGTTCACGGGTGTGAACGCCGCCGGCGAGTCCGGCCACCTGTTCACGACGACGGTGGTGCTCGCGTGCACGGGCGTTGGCAGCATGGCCATCGTCGGCGGGCTCGCACTCGCCGTCGACGCCCCACTGGAGCGCCGCCTCCAGGGTCTCGCCATCGCGCTCCCTATCATCTACGTGCTGAACGTGATCCGCATCACGTTCATCGCGCTCGCACACGGTAACCAGTGGTTCGACGGCGCGCTCGTCACCGATATCGTCCTCTCGCTGTTCACCGGCGCGAACGCCAACATGGTGTCGTACCTGCTCGCGGACCGCATCCTCGCGCAGACGCTATCGGTCGTCGCGCTCGTCGCGCTCACGTTCGCGCTCCTGCGCATCATCCCGGAACTCGGCGGCGTCGTCGAGGACGTCGCGTACATCGCCACCGGCAACGAGTACGAGGTCACGCGGCGCTTCGCGAAAGGATAG
- a CDS encoding protein-L-isoaspartate(D-aspartate) O-methyltransferase — MPDGRGGTDDGRDDAAAAREALADALAERPNVSERAADAIRAVPRHEFVPSEQRDAAYDDRPLPIGNGQTISAPHMVAIMATDLGVQDGDSVIEIGAGCGYHAAVTAELVGSENVYSVEYDSELAENARETLTNAGYGDVSIRTGDGRDGWPERAPFDAAYATCAVPDFPDAVVEQVRGGGVLLAPVGDGRQRLVRATKRSDGSIDREDRGGVRFVRMRG, encoded by the coding sequence ATGCCAGACGGACGCGGTGGCACAGACGACGGACGCGACGACGCGGCCGCTGCGCGCGAGGCGCTAGCGGACGCGCTCGCCGAGCGCCCGAACGTCAGCGAGCGCGCCGCCGACGCGATTCGCGCGGTGCCGCGCCACGAGTTCGTCCCGTCGGAGCAACGGGACGCCGCGTACGACGACCGCCCGCTCCCCATCGGGAACGGCCAGACCATCAGCGCGCCCCACATGGTTGCCATCATGGCGACGGACCTCGGCGTTCAGGACGGCGATTCCGTGATCGAGATCGGGGCGGGGTGTGGCTACCACGCCGCGGTCACCGCCGAGCTGGTCGGGAGCGAGAACGTCTACAGCGTCGAGTACGATTCAGAACTCGCGGAGAATGCGCGCGAGACACTCACGAACGCCGGATACGGCGACGTCTCGATCCGCACCGGCGACGGCCGCGACGGCTGGCCGGAACGCGCGCCCTTCGACGCCGCGTACGCGACCTGTGCCGTCCCCGACTTCCCTGACGCAGTCGTCGAGCAGGTCCGGGGCGGCGGCGTGCTGCTCGCACCCGTCGGCGACGGCCGGCAGCGACTCGTCCGCGCGACCAAACGGTCGGACGGGTCGATCGACCGGGAGGACAGGGGTGGCGTTCGGTTCGTCCGAATGCGCGGCTAG
- a CDS encoding BGTF surface domain-containing protein: MTENTSKFRAVFLTALMVFSVFAGTIAFTGGAAADASNLTVTNGPVAPGGSVNFDVTNSSANDNGSIHVWVDADGNGVYNSGETNVSNSATADGATWSGSITAPSSEGEYTLAAAEASSLTAGTTSAEVNATFSVDGTAPTLRKATHYVDSDNGSIVELAYTGDVVENGTASAEIGLTDGTTVPVSDVEFSGNGRVVVNTSTVHNNIQNISVSGIEDTAGNAVSGDDFAVTFAASTVNTTANAESFTGYSGSLIALEGTVGDTFEITGPSTDLTRGTGANSQVYVLNTNDFEAGDYNITNGDSEVTLELSDLGLEIAADDTSITTTDALTATVTADTIDRDLTAELLNAEGEVVDTQDAQIDSDGSAAIDFGEVAAGNYTVQVTDDNTGVTATTSTVVVTTASDATAGFADSQITVDRGDIATLNVSLTNANEATVLLGSEGVNYEANVTVTDENGDGYVVLKFNTYASGDTQRGAAFSVGSGDDLTVNSESNLSEPLADGTYDISVRNGLTGSADALGSITLTKRSTGSMTTWTAPGSTSADKVLSGTLAEESTIAKGDYVVQRVSATGIYGLIAEKGNFTQALDNGLELEINQTKASTGPNQDPKVVDISASVANNSFYFVTNETTDTVSIVAQPESFVFEGDATGPVAGDVYTATFKVTTESGLVSANETASAQFSVVKATTSITYEGDVVSLANSKNATITGESSLAPGTSFMVRVQSQQTSGEPFIFRDETVVVQEDGTWTASFDATEAALNSTFSITVSQGTSTVAGTSVSGVTGEVVKSTTDNPTTDNPTTDDSTSTTDDSTSTTDDSTSTTSAPSTTDNEDDGTSSDGSSSGSTPGFGIGVALVAVLGAALLALRE, encoded by the coding sequence ATGACAGAAAATACAAGCAAATTCCGCGCGGTCTTCCTGACGGCGCTGATGGTGTTCTCCGTTTTCGCGGGCACCATCGCGTTCACAGGCGGCGCCGCTGCGGACGCCTCCAACCTCACCGTGACCAACGGTCCGGTGGCTCCTGGAGGCAGCGTCAACTTCGACGTAACGAACAGCTCGGCAAACGATAACGGCTCAATCCACGTGTGGGTTGACGCTGACGGCAACGGTGTCTACAACTCTGGCGAAACTAACGTCAGTAACTCGGCCACCGCTGACGGTGCGACGTGGAGCGGTTCGATTACCGCCCCGTCCAGCGAGGGTGAGTACACGCTCGCTGCTGCCGAGGCCTCCTCGCTCACGGCAGGCACGACCTCAGCTGAAGTGAACGCGACGTTTAGCGTCGACGGCACTGCGCCTACTCTCCGCAAGGCCACGCACTATGTCGACTCCGACAATGGTTCGATTGTCGAACTTGCATACACGGGGGACGTAGTGGAGAACGGTACCGCCTCCGCTGAGATCGGCCTCACGGACGGCACTACTGTGCCTGTCAGTGACGTCGAGTTCTCCGGTAACGGGCGCGTTGTTGTGAACACGTCCACGGTCCACAACAACATTCAGAACATCTCCGTCAGCGGTATCGAGGACACCGCTGGCAACGCTGTGAGCGGTGACGACTTCGCCGTCACCTTCGCTGCATCGACGGTCAACACGACCGCCAACGCCGAGTCCTTCACCGGTTACTCTGGCTCGCTGATTGCCCTCGAAGGCACCGTCGGTGACACCTTCGAAATCACTGGCCCGAGTACCGACCTGACGCGTGGCACTGGCGCCAACAGCCAGGTCTACGTGCTCAACACGAACGACTTCGAGGCTGGTGACTACAACATCACCAACGGAGATAGCGAGGTTACGCTCGAACTGAGCGACCTCGGTCTCGAAATCGCGGCTGACGACACGTCGATCACCACGACCGACGCCCTGACGGCGACGGTCACGGCCGACACGATCGACCGCGACCTCACCGCTGAGCTCCTCAACGCTGAGGGCGAGGTCGTCGACACGCAGGACGCCCAGATTGACAGTGACGGTAGTGCTGCAATCGACTTCGGTGAAGTCGCAGCGGGCAACTACACGGTGCAGGTCACGGACGACAACACTGGCGTCACCGCGACGACCAGTACGGTTGTCGTGACGACCGCCTCAGACGCGACGGCTGGCTTCGCCGACAGCCAGATTACCGTTGACCGCGGCGACATCGCCACGCTCAACGTCAGCCTCACCAACGCGAACGAGGCGACGGTCCTCCTCGGTAGTGAGGGCGTGAACTACGAGGCGAACGTCACGGTCACGGACGAGAACGGCGACGGCTACGTCGTTCTCAAGTTCAACACCTACGCCTCCGGTGACACGCAGCGCGGTGCTGCGTTCTCCGTTGGCAGCGGTGACGATCTCACGGTCAACTCCGAGTCCAACCTCTCGGAGCCGCTCGCTGATGGCACGTACGACATCAGCGTCCGGAACGGTCTGACCGGCAGCGCCGACGCGCTCGGTTCGATCACGCTCACGAAGCGCTCGACCGGTAGCATGACCACCTGGACGGCGCCCGGTTCGACCAGCGCCGACAAGGTTCTCTCCGGTACGCTGGCCGAGGAGAGCACCATCGCGAAGGGCGACTACGTCGTCCAGCGAGTCAGCGCCACGGGCATCTACGGCCTGATCGCAGAGAAGGGCAACTTCACGCAGGCTCTCGATAACGGTCTCGAGCTCGAGATCAACCAGACCAAGGCGTCCACCGGTCCGAACCAGGACCCCAAGGTCGTTGACATCAGCGCCAGCGTCGCAAACAACTCGTTCTACTTCGTGACGAACGAGACCACGGACACGGTCTCGATCGTCGCGCAGCCCGAGAGCTTCGTGTTCGAGGGCGACGCCACCGGCCCGGTCGCCGGTGACGTCTACACGGCGACGTTCAAGGTCACGACGGAAAGCGGCCTCGTGTCCGCGAACGAGACTGCGTCCGCGCAGTTCAGTGTCGTCAAGGCGACCACGTCGATCACCTACGAGGGTGACGTCGTGTCGCTCGCGAACAGCAAGAACGCGACCATCACGGGCGAGTCCTCGCTTGCACCGGGAACGTCCTTCATGGTCCGCGTGCAGTCCCAGCAGACGTCCGGTGAACCGTTCATCTTCCGCGACGAGACGGTCGTCGTGCAGGAGGACGGCACCTGGACGGCTTCCTTCGACGCCACGGAAGCGGCGCTGAACTCCACGTTCAGCATCACCGTCAGCCAGGGTACCAGCACGGTCGCTGGCACCAGCGTCTCCGGTGTGACGGGTGAAGTTGTCAAGTCCACGACGGACAACCCGACCACGGACAACCCGACCACGGACGACAGCACGTCCACGACGGACGACAGCACGTCCACGACGGACGACAGCACGTCCACGACGTCCGCTCCGTCCACGACGGACAACGAGGACGACGGCACGTCCTCCGATGGCTCGTCGAGCGGTAGTACGCCCGGCTTCGGCATCGGTGTCGCACTCGTCGCGGTCCTCGGCGCTGCGCTCCTCGCCCTGCGCGAGTAA
- a CDS encoding class I SAM-dependent methyltransferase — translation MDTRELLLFRAARETGILDALVSDADTPAEVADSAGVTERAARLTVDALCDMGFLERVDDGVEPTNRMLGFITKTDVRSIGSLPHELDQLDALLALPETMESGDPPLLNADWTRNWLGARAAEDDASVRAAVTAAVRVCPDADDVLVLADGPGQHAVEFARRGFDVTLLDDPEVVDAIDPLLEHERVSLVAADPLDGVGESGEFDLVVYPRVAREYGPEDNRQLLSSARDALREDGMAVHLDAFRNGDPDAALAAEVLARTKAGDCYREETVGGWFSDTGFADVRAGDVPGTDLRFVAGRRRSIQ, via the coding sequence ATGGACACTCGGGAACTGTTGTTGTTCCGCGCCGCGCGCGAAACCGGCATCCTGGACGCCCTGGTCTCCGACGCCGACACGCCAGCGGAGGTCGCGGACAGCGCGGGCGTCACGGAGCGCGCCGCCCGCCTCACCGTCGACGCGCTCTGTGACATGGGCTTCCTGGAGCGCGTGGACGACGGCGTCGAGCCGACCAATCGGATGCTCGGATTCATCACGAAGACCGACGTGCGCTCGATCGGCAGTCTGCCCCACGAACTCGACCAACTCGACGCGCTCCTGGCGCTGCCCGAGACGATGGAGAGCGGCGACCCACCACTGTTGAACGCGGACTGGACGCGGAACTGGCTCGGGGCGCGCGCCGCGGAGGACGACGCGAGCGTTCGCGCCGCTGTCACCGCGGCCGTACGCGTGTGTCCGGACGCCGACGACGTGCTCGTGTTGGCCGACGGCCCCGGCCAGCACGCCGTCGAGTTCGCGCGCCGCGGGTTCGACGTGACGCTGCTCGACGACCCCGAGGTGGTGGACGCCATCGACCCGCTGCTCGAACACGAGCGCGTGTCACTCGTGGCCGCGGACCCGCTCGACGGCGTCGGCGAGAGCGGTGAGTTCGACCTCGTGGTGTATCCGCGGGTCGCGCGAGAGTACGGGCCCGAGGACAACCGCCAGTTGCTCTCGAGTGCGCGCGACGCGCTTCGAGAGGACGGCATGGCGGTCCACCTGGACGCGTTCCGCAACGGGGACCCGGACGCCGCGCTCGCCGCGGAGGTACTGGCCCGCACGAAGGCCGGCGACTGCTACCGGGAGGAGACCGTCGGCGGGTGGTTCTCGGACACCGGGTTCGCGGACGTCCGAGCGGGCGACGTCCCGGGGACCGATCTGCGGTTCGTCGCGGGGCGCAGGCGCTCGATTCAATAG
- a CDS encoding ATP-binding protein, with protein MDVLGRSAVEPGRAARSIDQATRSGVHGRLGRYLATDGSLGARVGVDFERPHAGVVVGKRGAGKSYTLGVLAEGLAAAPGVAPVVVDPMGAFRGLAEAGTDAGSGCRVVEPRVRADAIPPRAWCRVLGLEPSAPAGTLVWRAADERETLAGMRSWVERADAADAARRAASNHLALAESWGCFGVDDAGGAGGVDGGGDADGAGGADGANGTVLSGTGVPDSGVVFDCTRLRGGALHAVVFAVAESLYRSALKHAEGDDGSPLPWLLVDEAHACASGVAADAIETLYTRGRAPGASVVLATQRPSALPDVAVSQSDLVVAHRLTSGDDVDALAATRPMYLERSLASRLPENRGEALVVDDATESACTIRVRERRTEHGGGSARASGSRGGE; from the coding sequence ATGGACGTACTGGGACGGTCGGCGGTCGAACCGGGGCGAGCGGCGCGGTCCATCGATCAGGCGACGAGGAGCGGGGTGCACGGACGGCTCGGGCGCTATCTCGCGACAGACGGCAGTCTCGGCGCTCGCGTCGGCGTCGACTTCGAGCGGCCGCACGCGGGCGTCGTGGTCGGAAAGCGAGGAGCGGGAAAGTCCTACACGCTCGGCGTACTCGCGGAGGGGTTGGCGGCGGCGCCGGGCGTCGCCCCCGTCGTCGTCGACCCAATGGGGGCGTTCCGCGGACTGGCCGAGGCGGGGACGGACGCCGGGAGTGGCTGTCGTGTCGTCGAGCCGCGGGTGCGAGCGGACGCGATTCCGCCGCGGGCGTGGTGTCGTGTGCTGGGACTGGAGCCGTCGGCTCCTGCGGGGACGCTCGTGTGGCGTGCCGCCGACGAACGCGAGACGCTCGCCGGCATGCGGTCGTGGGTGGAACGCGCCGACGCCGCCGACGCGGCGCGGCGAGCGGCGTCGAATCACCTCGCGCTCGCGGAGTCCTGGGGGTGCTTCGGTGTGGACGACGCGGGCGGCGCAGGCGGCGTGGACGGCGGTGGCGACGCGGACGGCGCGGGTGGTGCGGACGGCGCGAATGGGACGGTGCTCTCCGGAACGGGTGTGCCTGACAGTGGGGTGGTGTTCGACTGCACGCGACTCCGGGGTGGGGCGCTCCACGCCGTGGTGTTCGCCGTCGCGGAGTCCTTGTACCGGTCGGCACTGAAGCACGCGGAGGGCGACGACGGGTCGCCGCTCCCGTGGCTACTCGTGGACGAGGCGCACGCGTGCGCGAGCGGGGTAGCAGCGGACGCCATCGAGACGCTGTACACGCGCGGCCGAGCGCCCGGCGCGAGCGTCGTGCTTGCGACCCAACGCCCCAGCGCGCTCCCCGACGTGGCCGTCTCGCAGTCAGACCTCGTGGTCGCCCATCGCCTCACGTCGGGCGACGACGTCGACGCGCTCGCGGCGACCCGCCCGATGTATCTGGAGAGGTCGCTGGCGTCGCGACTCCCGGAGAACCGTGGCGAGGCGCTCGTCGTAGACGACGCGACGGAGTCAGCGTGCACGATTCGCGTGCGCGAGCGCCGGACGGAACACGGCGGCGGGAGCGCCAGAGCGAGTGGGAGTCGGGGTGGTGAGTAA
- a CDS encoding Ig-like domain-containing protein gives MLTIDPTTLLRVDEFANDERAIEGLPVRLVVAFVVGVATLSVLLNMVSGVDTLAVSELDAKPSPEVVSPGEQTLTVTAVDADGAPVADTTVVVKSGTASLDGVATATTNEQGVATLHVDPSLGPNQAEGTLEISLQPPAASNYEDRRPNSDVLVVRD, from the coding sequence GTGCTCACCATCGACCCCACGACTCTGCTCCGCGTCGACGAGTTCGCGAACGACGAGCGCGCAATCGAGGGACTCCCGGTCCGCCTCGTCGTCGCGTTCGTCGTCGGCGTCGCCACGCTCAGCGTCCTCCTGAACATGGTGTCGGGCGTCGACACGCTCGCGGTCAGCGAACTCGACGCGAAACCCAGCCCCGAGGTCGTCTCCCCCGGCGAACAGACGCTCACGGTGACCGCCGTCGACGCCGACGGCGCGCCGGTCGCCGACACCACGGTCGTCGTGAAATCCGGCACCGCCTCGCTCGACGGCGTCGCCACCGCGACGACCAACGAGCAGGGGGTAGCAACACTCCACGTCGATCCGTCCCTCGGCCCGAATCAGGCGGAGGGAACCCTCGAGATATCGCTGCAGCCGCCGGCCGCGTCGAACTACGAGGACCGCCGGCCGAACAGCGACGTGCTCGTGGTCCGCGACTGA
- a CDS encoding DNA-directed RNA polymerase subunit H has translation MVDVSQHELVPEHTVLDEADVEDVLEDYDIERTDLPKIKRKDPALPDDAEQGDVIKVERDSRTTDVAIVYRLVIE, from the coding sequence ATGGTAGACGTAAGCCAACACGAACTCGTCCCCGAGCACACGGTTCTCGACGAGGCGGACGTCGAGGACGTGCTGGAGGATTACGACATCGAACGCACTGACCTGCCGAAAATCAAGCGCAAGGATCCAGCGTTGCCGGACGACGCCGAGCAGGGTGACGTCATCAAGGTCGAACGGGACTCCCGAACCACCGACGTAGCCATCGTATACCGACTGGTGATCGAATAG
- a CDS encoding protein-L-isoaspartate O-methyltransferase family protein, whose product MEFAALRDEMVASLEHETKAVVESTETARAMRAVPRHEFVDAEHRAYTDQSFERLGTRVLSPSAVGLLVEALAPKPGDDVLVVGAGVGYTAAVIAEIVGGEHVHALDIDRRIVYEARGNLADAGYDDVLVDCQDGARGLPEYAPFDRVLVEAGAVRSPEALVDQLTPGGRLVFPKGASSQRLVAVEDGGVVAAYADVTFAPLLVDGEQASAVERNRTVREDREHAVRAAESRRGWEHEWIDWDG is encoded by the coding sequence ATGGAGTTCGCGGCCCTCCGCGACGAGATGGTCGCCAGTCTCGAACACGAGACGAAGGCCGTCGTGGAGTCCACCGAGACCGCTCGCGCGATGCGCGCGGTCCCCCGCCACGAGTTCGTCGACGCGGAGCACCGCGCGTACACCGACCAGTCCTTCGAGCGCCTCGGCACTCGCGTGCTGTCGCCCTCGGCCGTCGGGTTGCTCGTCGAGGCACTTGCACCGAAACCCGGGGACGATGTGCTCGTCGTCGGCGCTGGTGTCGGCTACACCGCCGCCGTAATTGCGGAGATCGTCGGCGGAGAGCACGTCCACGCGCTCGACATCGACCGACGAATCGTGTACGAGGCGCGTGGGAACCTCGCGGACGCGGGCTACGACGACGTGCTCGTGGACTGCCAGGACGGCGCGCGTGGACTACCCGAGTACGCGCCGTTCGACCGCGTACTCGTGGAAGCCGGCGCCGTTCGGTCGCCCGAGGCGCTGGTCGACCAGCTTACACCGGGTGGCCGACTCGTGTTTCCGAAAGGCGCGAGCAGCCAGCGCCTCGTGGCCGTCGAAGACGGCGGTGTGGTGGCGGCTTACGCCGACGTGACGTTCGCGCCGCTGCTCGTCGACGGCGAGCAGGCGAGCGCCGTCGAGCGCAACCGGACCGTGCGCGAGGACCGCGAGCACGCTGTCCGCGCGGCCGAATCGCGTCGGGGCTGGGAGCACGAGTGGATCGACTGGGATGGCTGA